A DNA window from Arachis duranensis cultivar V14167 chromosome 3, aradu.V14167.gnm2.J7QH, whole genome shotgun sequence contains the following coding sequences:
- the LOC107478442 gene encoding uncharacterized protein LOC107478442 has product MDVEDAQSEVSISSGVFNSAYSQQNEVVSPEDLAWIDSCLTEDLNVPESSWIHVKNALLEIISSQPQSFYTGIEDTEIPPSAVEINQKSSTYHVNHSLEPSSTSDVNPLTLAAESSANENLDSEERVALQSLSLHGNPFRPTYNEDSKENETFDFRINLDSSAYDVEDMSENIFKIWDLDVQSEEGELVKQLEKALSESPLQMVPSSSENSGKWKDFSLDDLIGGMTDLSIDN; this is encoded by the coding sequence ATGGATGTTGAAGATGCACAGAGTGAGGTATCAATTTCTTCTGGTGTTTTCAATTCTGCATATTCACAACAGAATGAAGTTGTTTCTCCAGAAGATCTTGCTTGGATTGATTCCTGCCTAACTGAAGATCTTAATGTTCCCGAAAGTAGTTGGATCCATGTGAAAAATGCTTTATTAGAAATTATCAGTTCCCAACCTCAATCTTTTTACACTGGTATAGAAGACACTGAAATTCCCCCCTCTGCTGTTGAAATTAATCAGAAATCGTCAACTTATCATGTGAACCATTCATTGGAGCCTTCTTCGACTTCTGATGTTAACCCACTTACTCTAGCTGCAGAAAGTAGTGCCAATGAGAATCTAGATAGTGAAGAGAGAGTGGCTTTGCAATCTTTAAGTCTTCATGGAAATCCCTTTCGGCCAACTTATAATGAAGACTCAAAGGAGAATGAAACCTTTGATTTCAGAATTAATCTGGATTCTTCTGCTTATGATGTGGAGGACATGTCTGAGAATATTTTCAAGATATGGGATTTGGACGTCCAATCCGAAGAAGGTGAACTTGTTAAACAGTTGGAAAAAGCCCTTTCAGAGAGTCCCTTGCAAATGGTTCCATCATCTTCCGAAAATTCAGGGAAGTGGAAGGATTTCTCACTTGATGATCTTATTGGTGGTATGACTGATTTGTCTATAGATAATTAA